The Episyrphus balteatus chromosome 4, idEpiBalt1.1, whole genome shotgun sequence genome includes a window with the following:
- the LOC129919107 gene encoding inositol-trisphosphate 3-kinase A isoform X1, protein MSTCAYPQVKIYEDFDKMSAKEVYYNAAGKKVTVKLLHFPDIAPEDVHKVKFSDDEDDDDDEEENSDEEKDIISSLSLREDGEEDGATATAAVEENYADVDDEDQLATPTDVTYKKILRKKSKDNLLHQRKCSKAFAEAHGISITPPTGLTIYGTGGLELAGGGGERSIPFGRRSPISSRRSSSPSNGALCSGYVQYSKMLLEVPMPRDYGYASSDDLSSEWDSDVPTSSSEQAKEQETKPSGWRKIRNIVQWTPFFQTYKKKRYPWVQLAGHQGNFKAGSEPGTVLKKLCPKEEDCFQVLMRDVLRPYVPEYRGKVTSEDGELYLQLQDLLSDFYQPCVMDCKIGVRTYLEEELSKAKEKPKLRKDMYEKMIQIDPDAPNEEEHKAKGVTKPRYMVWRETISSTAILGFRVEGIKKSDGTSSKDFKTTKSREQIKKAFEEFIEGYTHVLPRYLQRLRAIRATLECSDFFHTHEIIGSSLLFVHDRSHASVWLIDFAKTVNLPPNHVIDHNTTWKVGNHEDGYLIGINNLIDLFSDIEANVMIPNDDVINP, encoded by the exons ATGTCTACGTGTGCATATCCTCAAGTGAAAATTTACGaagattttgataaaatgagtgcaaaagaggtCTACTACAATGCAGCTGGAAAAAAGGTTACAGTCAAATTGTTGCATTTTCCCGATATTGCACCGGAAGATGTTCACAAGGTGAAATTTTCAGATgacgaagatgatgatgatgatgaagaggaGAATTCTGATGAAGAGAAAGATATCATTTCCAGTCTTTCACTGAGAGAAGATGGAGAAGAAGATGGCGCCACTGCAACTGCTGCTGTTGAAGAGAATTATGCCGATGTTGATGATGAAGATCAATTGGCAACACCGACAGATGTAACGTACAAAAAGATCttgagaaaaaaatccaaagataATCTATTACACCAGAGAAAATGTAGTAAAGCATTTGCAGAAGCTCATGGAATATCGATAACACCTCCAACAGGATTGACAATTTATGGAACTGGAGGTTTGGAATTAGCTGGTGGCGGTGGGGAAAGGAGTATACCATTTGGAAGAAGATCGCCTATAAGTTCAAGGCGATCTTCATCACCTTCAAATGGAGCTTTGTGTTCGGGATATGTTCAGTACTCGAAAATGTTGTTGGAAGTTCCGATGCCAAGGGATTATGGGTATGCATCGAGTGATGACTTGAGTTCAGAGTGGGATTCGGATGTTCCGACTTCGTCGTCAGAACAAGCGAAGGAACAAGAAACAAAG CCCTCAGGATGGCGAAAAATCCGCAACATAGTTCAATGGACACCATTCTTTCAAACTTACAAGAAAAAACGATATCCCTGGGTTCAATTAGCTGGTCATCAAGGAAATTTCAAAGCTGGCTCCGAACCGGGAACAGTTCTAAAGAAGCTATGTCCAAAAGAAGAAGATTGCTTTCAGGTGTTGATGCGTGATGTACTTCGTCCCTATGTACCAGAGTACAGAGGAAAAGTAACAAGTGAAGATGGAGAAC TTTATCTCCAATTACAAGATCTGCTTAGTGATTTCTATCAACCATGTGTAATGGATTGTAAAATTGGTGTACGAACGTACTTAGAAGAAGAATTATCCAAGgctaaagaaaaaccaaaacttCGCAAAGATATGTACGAAAAAATGATACAAATCGACCCAGATGCACCAAATGAAGAAGAACACAAAGCTAAAGGTGTTACAAAACCTAGGTATATGGTTTGGCGTGAGACGATTTCAAGCACTGCTATATTAGGTTTTAGAGTTGag GGTATCAAAAAAAGTGACGGAACAAGTTCAAAAGACTTTAAAACTACAAAGTCCCGAGAACAAATCAAAAAGGCATTTGAGGAATTTATCGAAGGATATACTCATGTTTTG CCCCGTTACTTACAACGTCTTCGTGCAATTCGAGCAACTCTTGAATGTTCCGATTTCTTCCATACCCATGAAATAATCGGAAGTTCATTGCTATTCGTTCACGACCGTTCCCATGCAAGTGTCTGGCTTATTGATTTCGCCAAAACTGTCAATTTACCACCAAACCATGTCATTGATCATAATACAACTTGGAAAGTTGGCAACCATGAAGATGGCTATCTCATCGGAATAAATAATCTCATTGATCTTTTCTCAGATATTGAAGCCAATGTAATGATACCCAACGATGATGTAATTAATCCTTAA